One stretch of Salvelinus namaycush isolate Seneca unplaced genomic scaffold, SaNama_1.0 Scaffold88, whole genome shotgun sequence DNA includes these proteins:
- the LOC120043217 gene encoding ERI1 exoribonuclease 2-like: MSTKKLAKQLGFVRKRSQSSTGQKKPLTSNQIFPYLIVIDFESTCWRERNSYGQEIIEFPAVLLNTSTGEVESEFHTYVQPQEHPMLSDFCTELTGITQQQVEAGVPLHICLSRFSRWLQALEHQRGVVFPRDQRAPVAEQRPCAFVTWSDWDLGVCLLYECKRKQLHKPAVLNIWIDLRATYRLFYNRKPKGLNGALQDLGIQFSGREHSGLDDARNTSHLAWRMMRDGCVMKITRSLERAPLKTKPLFGNGNGCPSNKGDNKTTIKNPSKTTESGGHLENRPNSKPVSNTDVVETRPKPSDNMAPNTEVNSNLTAEPVQYQSIVSPKTLLNGLTTPMCGSSGSSRTVRIGTIRSVSSPMTFNIPSPHHYINSLVLVSTTVNCITHLPQPDPTLDPETGSMEEDVPILVETESCGSYDDVVLEEDCDVMVGDEDSVADVYTENERFEVDDSSVCGRTLLCPSPVHSNPGRGPTNSRPSSNTTNTSCQHLTRLVHKTDSRTSSSNLVSLKAETTRTYNPSAPTSLSTSSFVKPRPVTPGSNLSDTRSRLTTETSISFVIDKDESRTSSSSAKAETTRIYNTSGSNSSCSFSFAKPRPVTHDSNRSATRLRPQTATSNNSFVIYKDKPRASNTSSTSSISISSNTSTASSHSFVKPRPGLQSSNLHATRSRPLTTKNPGNYFTSMSSTTNLPNPSFVRPKPVTTSSNLSASHTQTPNSSASNLSFARPRPVVHNPNPSTSRSRLHAEMPKASFTIHKDSSCLSSVSRTSVGGSFSILSSSVNRSSFPPTRSTKITAPLCDCGRRAKRLTVCNGGPNQGRAFYCCAVRKHGPGGTRKGCELFKWESALLQAKSPASAAASIALCFGLNSSVVRPPVII, encoded by the exons ATGTCTACAAAGAAACTGGCGAA ACAACTAGGGTTTGTGAGGAAACGCAGCCAGTCATCAACTGGACAGAAGAAACCACTAACATCGA ATCAAATATTCCCATATCTGATTGTCATTGACTTCGAATCCACAtgctggagagagaggaacagctaTGGGCAGGAGATTA TTGAGTTTCCTGCTGTTCTCCTGAACACCTCTACAGGTGAGGTGGAGTCAGAGTTCCATACGTACGTTCAGCCGCAGGAGCACCCCATGCTGTCTGACTTCTGCACCGAGCTCACTGGAATCACACAG CAACAGGTGGAGGCCGGTGTTCCCCTTCACATCTGTCTGTCCAGGTTCTCCCGGTGGCTCCAGGCTCTGGAGCACCAGAGGGGTGTGGTCTTCCCCAGGGACCAGAGGGCTCCAGTCGCAGAGCAGCGCCCCTGTGCCTTCGTCACCTGGTCAG ACTGGGACCTGGGGGTGTGTCTGCTGTATGAGTGTAAACGGAAGCAGCTCCACAAACCTGCTGTTCTGAACATCTGGATAGACCTGAGAGCTACGTACAGG CTGTTCTACAACCGAAAACCCAAGGGACTGAATGGAGCTTTACAGGATCTAGGGATACAATTCTCTGGACGGGAGCACTCAG GTCTGGACGACGCCCGCAACACGTCCCACCTGGCCTGGAGGATGATGAGGGATGGCTGTGTGATGAAGATTACACGCAGTCTGGAGAGG GCACCTTTGAAGACCAAACCCCTGTTTGGAAATGGGAATGGTTGTCCTAGCAACAAGGGGGATAACAAAACCACTATCAAAAACCCCTCCAAGACGACAGAGAGCGGCGGCCATCTTGAAAATCGACCCAACAGCAAGCCAGTTAGCAACACAGACGTTGTTGAAACACGACCCAAGCCTTCAGACAACATGGCTCCCAACACAGAGGTGAACTCCAACTTAACCGCTGAACCTGTTCAGTATCAGAGTATTGTTTCACCAAAGACCCTTCTAAATGGTCTGACCACTCCAATGTGTGGTAGTAGTGGCAGCAGCAGAACAGTTCGAATAGGAACGATACGGTCCGTCTCCTCTCCTATGACTTTCAATATCCCCTCTCCTCATCACTACATCAACAGCCTCGTTCTGGTCTCCACCACTGTCAATTGCATTACCCATCTACCCCAGCCAGACCCGACCCTTGACCCGGAAACAGGTAGTATGGAGGAGGACGTGCCCATCTTGGTGGAAACGGAGTCGTGCGGTTCGTATGACGACGTGGTATTGGAGGAGGACTGCGATGTCATGGTTGGTGACGAGGATTCTGTTGCTGATGTGTACACAGAGAACGAGAGGTTTGAGGTGGATGATAGCTCGGTCTGTGGGAGGACCTTGCTGTGTCCAAGCCCAGTACATTCAAATCCTGGTAGAGGTCCAACCAACAGTAGGCCTAGTTCCAATACCACCAACACGTCCTGCCAACATCTCACCAGACTGGTACACAAGACCGATAGTAGAACGTCCTCCAGTAACTTGGTGTCTTTGAAGGCTGAGACAACAAGGACCTACAACCCCTCTGCACCCACTAGTCTGTCCACTTCCTCTTTTGTCAAACCCAGACCTGTTACCCCTGGCTCAAACCTCTCAGATACACGGTCAAGACTGACCACGGAAACGTCAATCTCCTTTGTGATCGACAAGGACGAATCGAGAACATCCTCCAGTTCTGCAAAAGCTGAGACAACGAGGATATACAACACCTCTGGGTCAAATAGTTCATGcagtttctcctttgccaaaccCAGACCTGTTACCCACGATTCCAACCGCTCAGCTACACGGTTAAGACCTCAAACGGCAACATCGAACAACTCCTTTGTGATCTACAAGGACAAGCCAAGAGCCTCAAATACCTCTTCTACATCCAGTATTTCTATCTCATCCAATACCTCAACAGCATCCAGTCATTCCTTTGTCAAACCCAGACCAGGCCTCCAGAGCTCCAACCTCCATGCTACACGGTCAAGACCTCTCACAACAAAAAACCCTGGGAACTACTTCACATCCATGTCCTCTACTACAAACCTTCCTAATCCTTCTTTCGTTAGACCCAAACCAGTTACCACCAGCAGTAACCTCTCtgcttcacacacacagacaccaaacAGCTCTGCATCCAATCTTTCCTTTGCCAGGCCCAGACCTGTTgtccataaccctaacccatcgaCTTCACGTTCAAGGCTGCACGCAGAGATGCCAAAAGCATCTTTCACGATCCACAAGGACTCCTCTtgcctctcttctgtctctcgtACTTCTGTCGGTGGATcgttctccatcctctcctcgtCCGTTAACCGGTCCTCGTTCCCGCCGACCCGCAGCACCAAGATCACGGCCCCGCTGTGCGACTGTGGGCGGCGAGCCAAGCGTCTAACGGTGTGTAACGGCGGCCCGAACCAAGGCCGAGCGTTCTACTGCTGTGCGGTGCGTAAACACGGCCCTGGGGGGACCAGGAAGGGATGTGAGTTATTTAAGTGGGAGTCTGCTCTCCTCCAGGCTAAATCACCAGCCTCCGCTGCCGCCTCCATCGCTCTGTGTTTTGGTCTCAACTCCAGTGTTGTTCGTCCCCCTGTCATCATCTAG